Proteins co-encoded in one Candidatus Thiodictyon syntrophicum genomic window:
- the tal gene encoding transaldolase produces the protein MNMLEQLKTMTKVVADTGDFASIAAYLPQDATTNPSLLLKAAQMPQYRALVEDAVDFGRQRGGADPAARSQWTMDRLAINFGIEILKIVPGRVSTEIDARLSFDTAATIRRAEGLVELYHQAGIDPGTRVLFKIASTWEGIRAAERLEARGLHCNLTLLFGFAQALACAQAGVTLISPFVGRILDWYKKDQQVAGYPAHSDPGVLSVTRIYNYYKRHGYETVVMGASFRNVGEILELAGCDYLTIAPALLGELAALPGDLVCKLDAERARAMDIPRVNCDEQSFRWDLNEDAMATEKLAEGIRQFAADTRKLEKFVLEVGRGS, from the coding sequence ATGAACATGCTGGAACAACTCAAGACCATGACCAAGGTCGTGGCAGACACCGGGGACTTCGCCTCGATCGCCGCCTACTTGCCTCAGGACGCGACTACCAATCCGTCGCTGTTGCTCAAGGCGGCACAGATGCCCCAGTACCGCGCGCTGGTGGAAGACGCGGTGGACTTCGGCCGGCAGCGCGGCGGCGCCGACCCGGCGGCCCGAAGCCAGTGGACCATGGATCGGCTTGCGATCAACTTCGGCATTGAAATCCTAAAGATAGTCCCAGGCCGCGTCTCGACTGAGATCGACGCGCGCCTCTCCTTCGACACCGCGGCGACCATCCGTCGCGCCGAAGGGCTGGTGGAACTCTACCACCAGGCCGGTATCGACCCCGGTACCCGGGTCCTGTTCAAGATCGCCTCCACCTGGGAGGGCATCCGCGCCGCCGAACGGCTGGAGGCGCGCGGTCTGCACTGCAACCTCACCCTGCTGTTCGGCTTCGCCCAGGCGCTTGCGTGCGCGCAGGCTGGCGTGACCCTGATCTCACCCTTCGTCGGGCGCATCCTGGACTGGTACAAGAAGGACCAGCAGGTGGCGGGCTACCCGGCGCACAGCGATCCGGGCGTGCTCTCGGTGACCCGGATCTACAACTACTACAAGCGCCATGGGTATGAGACCGTGGTCATGGGCGCCAGTTTCCGCAACGTCGGTGAGATCCTGGAATTGGCCGGCTGCGACTACCTGACCATCGCCCCGGCCCTGCTGGGGGAGTTGGCGGCGCTGCCGGGCGACCTGGTCTGCAAGCTGGACGCCGAGCGCGCCCGCGCCATGGATATCCCGCGGGTCAACTGCGACGAGCAGTCCTTCCGCTGGGACCTCAACGAAGACGCCATGGCCACCGAGAAACTCGCCGAGGGCATCCGCCAATTCGCCGCCGATACCCGCAAGCTGGAGAAGTTCGTGCTGGAGGTCGGCCGCGGGAGCTAG
- a CDS encoding TauD/TfdA family dioxygenase, whose translation MTTPQAPPLSPFALTDPDAYQRWRDARLAAAPTSLADLIVTVRDPRDLTAAEIEAILGRCRRANMAIYVGQTGDDPDKAIPALLGARLGLHRLDHNRGADEDAITSLRVQTDARHAGYIPYTDRPIAWHTDGYYNTPERQIHGLLLHCVHPAAAGGANALLDHEIAYCLVRDQDPDFIRALMHPQCMTIPANPGDGADEGAELRPEQSGPVFSIRADGHLHMRYTNRARNIVWRDDPLSLAAVECLKRILHSPSPWHLEGRLEPGWGLICNNVLHTRTRFTEGPVPRLIYRARYYDRLAGT comes from the coding sequence TTGACTACCCCGCAAGCCCCACCGCTCAGCCCCTTCGCCCTCACGGACCCGGACGCCTACCAACGTTGGCGCGACGCCCGCCTCGCCGCGGCCCCGACCAGTCTCGCCGACCTCATCGTGACGGTCCGCGACCCGCGCGACCTGACCGCGGCGGAGATCGAGGCCATCCTGGGGCGCTGCCGCCGGGCCAACATGGCGATCTATGTCGGCCAGACCGGTGACGACCCGGACAAGGCCATCCCGGCGCTGTTGGGCGCGCGGCTGGGTCTGCACCGTCTGGATCACAACCGCGGTGCGGACGAGGACGCCATCACCTCGCTGCGGGTCCAGACCGACGCCCGTCATGCCGGCTATATCCCCTACACCGACCGCCCCATCGCCTGGCACACCGACGGTTATTACAATACCCCGGAGCGTCAGATCCACGGCCTGCTGCTGCACTGTGTCCACCCGGCCGCCGCCGGCGGGGCCAATGCACTCCTGGACCATGAGATCGCCTACTGCCTGGTTCGCGACCAGGACCCGGACTTTATCCGCGCCCTGATGCACCCGCAGTGCATGACCATCCCCGCCAACCCGGGCGATGGCGCTGACGAGGGCGCCGAACTGCGCCCGGAACAGTCGGGTCCGGTCTTCTCTATCCGCGCGGACGGGCACCTGCACATGCGCTACACCAACCGCGCCCGCAACATCGTCTGGCGCGATGACCCACTGAGCCTGGCGGCGGTCGAGTGTCTCAAGCGGATCCTGCACAGCCCCAGCCCCTGGCACCTCGAGGGCCGCCTGGAGCCCGGCTGGGGCCTGATCTGCAACAACGTCCTGCACACCCGCACGCGGTTTACCGAGGGGCCGGTCCCGCGGCTCATCTACCGGGCGCGCTATTACGACCGCTTGGCGGGGACCTGA